Proteins from a single region of Candidatus Dormiibacterota bacterium:
- a CDS encoding DUF885 domain-containing protein — MTIACSVFGSRNPGAWRPHRLVVLAVLTLVATACAQRPVPGTRGGNGATAASFAEFASRFTGDSLALSPPSATLAGLHRHRDPETGREIDLDRELDDVSAEGTAGKVRYYRGTLEALDREFPAESLPEQERIDRGIIAAQCRLALLDLERVRSMETNPTTAVESIGTALFFPVVFEYAPAADRGADILARLEKLPAFVDGAIAALKSSAPIYTEVAIEENDGNRDVIQNALPALFEKGSPLRAQFETKSAEALRAVDRLGRFLSDDLKKRSTGDWRLGGALYREKFAAYFQEDLDPGAVLKEAEDGVRRVRSEMLALAAPLHDQWYAGHDGHKTLKDQEARANTIVRETLDRIGREHPARDQLSQAIGRDVQEIAGFLESHAILTMTRHDNLSIIETPPFLRGIYSVAGLNAAPPLEPALKSLYYVTPIPGAWPAEKAEAKLREYNRYKLLLLSLHEALPGHYTQLEYANRVQPEWRRLLRSVYGNNAYIEGWAQYAEETMLEQGFHDGGDPRMALTFRKEELRVLANAILDVKLHTLGMTDQEALDLMIKDTFQEKPEAEGKLRRAKLSSTQLPTYFVGWQAWRRLRRDAQAERGAAFDLRAYHDAVLSYGAIPMGALRRLVIKGTVASRAAAPGDGG, encoded by the coding sequence ATGACGATCGCATGCAGTGTCTTCGGCTCCAGGAACCCCGGCGCGTGGCGCCCGCACCGCCTCGTGGTGCTCGCCGTCCTGACCCTTGTCGCGACGGCTTGCGCGCAGCGGCCTGTGCCGGGCACGCGCGGCGGGAACGGGGCGACGGCGGCCTCCTTCGCCGAATTCGCCTCGCGGTTCACGGGCGACTCGCTCGCCCTGTCCCCTCCGTCCGCCACCCTCGCCGGCCTCCACCGGCACCGCGACCCGGAGACGGGCCGGGAGATCGATCTCGACCGTGAGCTGGACGACGTCTCGGCGGAGGGCACGGCCGGGAAAGTGCGGTACTACCGGGGCACGCTCGAGGCGCTCGACCGCGAGTTTCCGGCGGAGTCCCTGCCGGAGCAGGAGCGCATCGACCGCGGCATCATCGCGGCGCAGTGCCGCCTGGCCCTCCTCGATCTCGAGCGGGTGCGGTCGATGGAGACGAACCCCACCACCGCGGTCGAGTCGATCGGCACGGCGCTGTTCTTCCCGGTCGTGTTCGAGTACGCCCCGGCGGCGGACCGGGGGGCCGACATCCTGGCCCGCCTCGAGAAGCTGCCCGCCTTCGTCGACGGGGCGATCGCGGCTCTCAAGAGCAGCGCCCCGATCTACACGGAGGTCGCGATCGAGGAGAACGACGGCAACCGGGACGTGATCCAGAACGCCCTGCCGGCCCTGTTCGAGAAGGGCTCTCCCCTCCGGGCGCAGTTCGAGACGAAGAGCGCGGAAGCGCTGCGGGCGGTCGACCGCCTGGGGCGATTCCTGTCGGATGATCTCAAGAAGCGATCGACCGGAGACTGGCGGCTCGGCGGAGCGCTCTACCGCGAGAAGTTTGCCGCCTACTTCCAGGAGGACCTCGACCCCGGAGCGGTCCTGAAGGAGGCGGAGGACGGCGTGCGGCGCGTCCGTTCCGAGATGCTGGCGCTCGCGGCGCCGCTGCATGACCAGTGGTATGCCGGACACGACGGTCACAAGACCCTGAAGGATCAGGAGGCGCGCGCGAACACCATCGTGCGCGAGACCCTCGATCGCATCGGGCGCGAGCACCCGGCGCGCGACCAGCTCTCCCAGGCGATCGGCCGTGACGTCCAGGAGATCGCCGGATTCCTGGAATCGCACGCGATCCTGACGATGACCCGGCATGACAATTTGTCGATTATCGAGACCCCGCCGTTCCTGCGGGGCATCTACAGCGTCGCCGGGCTGAACGCCGCCCCGCCCCTCGAGCCGGCCTTGAAGTCGCTCTACTACGTCACGCCGATCCCGGGCGCGTGGCCCGCCGAGAAGGCCGAGGCGAAGCTGCGCGAGTACAACCGCTACAAGCTCCTGCTCCTGTCGCTGCACGAGGCGCTGCCGGGACACTACACGCAGCTCGAGTACGCCAACCGCGTGCAGCCGGAGTGGCGCAGGCTCCTGCGCAGCGTTTACGGGAACAACGCCTACATCGAAGGCTGGGCCCAGTATGCCGAGGAGACCATGCTGGAGCAGGGCTTCCACGACGGCGGCGACCCGCGCATGGCGCTGACGTTCCGGAAGGAGGAGCTGCGGGTCCTGGCGAACGCCATCCTGGACGTGAAGCTGCATACGCTCGGGATGACCGATCAGGAGGCTCTCGATCTGATGATCAAGGACACCTTCCAGGAGAAACCGGAGGCCGAGGGGAAGCTGCGGCGGGCCAAGCTGTCCTCGACCCAGCTCCCGACGTACTTCGTCGGCTGGCAGGCCTGGCGCCGGCTGCGCCGGGACGCGCAGGCGGAGCGCGGCGCGGCCTTCGACCTGCGCGCTTACCACGACGCGGTGCTTTCGTACGGGGCGATCCCGATGGGCGCCCTGCGCCGTCTGGTCATCAAGGGGACTGTCGCCTCGCGGGCTGCCGCGCCCGGCGACGGGGGGTGA
- a CDS encoding cold shock domain-containing protein: protein MARGTIAKVVRDRGFGFIRGNDGKEVFFHRSGLVGMNFDDLEQGTMVDFEVEKGPKGLRAANVRGATGA, encoded by the coding sequence ATGGCGCGCGGCACTATTGCGAAGGTCGTTCGGGATCGCGGTTTCGGCTTCATCCGCGGGAACGACGGCAAGGAAGTGTTCTTTCACCGCTCGGGTCTCGTCGGGATGAACTTCGACGACCTCGAGCAGGGAACGATGGTCGATTTCGAGGTCGAAAAGGGCCCCAAGGGACTGCGCGCCGCGAACGTGCGCGGCGCCACGGGCGCCTGA
- a CDS encoding arginine deiminase family protein, which yields MSRTGGLSEVASIRRLILKRPQDAFVDERRIEAQWRDLRFTARPDLRKAAAEHERFAELLCGSGAEILFLPRDDETGLDSIYVRDAVVVSERGAILCNMGKAQRRHEPRAAARYFEAAGIPIAGRIEDEGRLEGGDVVFLDARTVAVGQGYRTNGEGIRQLREILGGGVDDLIPVPLPHWSGPDDVLHLMSLLSPIDIDLVLAYSRLLPAPFRQWLLTRGTEILEVPDEEFASMGCNVLATAPGRCIMLQGNPRTRRLLETAGCEVTVYEGREISLKGSGGPTCLTRPLVRE from the coding sequence ATGAGCAGGACAGGCGGTCTCTCCGAGGTCGCGTCAATCCGCCGCCTCATCCTCAAGCGTCCGCAGGACGCCTTCGTGGACGAGCGCCGGATCGAGGCGCAGTGGCGGGACCTCCGCTTCACCGCCCGCCCCGATCTCCGCAAGGCGGCCGCGGAGCACGAGCGTTTCGCCGAGCTCCTCTGCGGGTCCGGGGCCGAGATCCTGTTTCTGCCGCGCGACGACGAGACCGGCCTGGATTCGATCTACGTCCGCGACGCCGTCGTCGTGTCGGAGCGGGGCGCGATCCTGTGCAACATGGGGAAGGCGCAACGCCGCCACGAGCCCAGGGCCGCCGCCCGCTATTTCGAAGCGGCGGGAATCCCGATCGCGGGTCGCATCGAGGATGAAGGCAGGCTGGAAGGGGGAGATGTGGTCTTCCTCGACGCGAGGACGGTGGCGGTCGGTCAGGGATACCGGACGAATGGAGAGGGGATCCGCCAGCTCCGGGAGATCCTGGGGGGCGGGGTGGACGATCTGATCCCGGTGCCCCTGCCGCACTGGAGCGGTCCGGACGACGTACTCCATCTCATGTCGCTGCTGAGCCCGATCGACATCGATCTCGTCCTCGCGTACTCCCGGCTCCTGCCGGCTCCGTTCCGGCAGTGGCTGCTGACCCGCGGCACCGAGATTCTCGAAGTCCCCGACGAGGAGTTCGCCTCGATGGGCTGCAACGTCCTGGCCACGGCACCCGGCCGGTGCATCATGCTGCAGGGAAACCCCCGGACCAGGCGCCTGCTCGAGACAGCCGGGTGCGAGGTCACCGTGTACGAGGGGAGGGAGATCTCCCTGAAGGGATCGGGGGGGCCGACCTGCCTGACGCGGCCCCTCGTGAGAGAGTGA
- a CDS encoding tetratricopeptide repeat protein has product MSDEKRLGHAVRILREAYERQMAGRLDEAVRLYQASIAECPTAEAHTFLGWTYSQKGRYEDAIEQCKIAITLDPGFGNPYNDIGSYLIHMGQVDQAIPWLELAKKAPRYEPRHFPYLNLYRAYSKLGELDKAQRELQQALFIQQSLEQQSGVVEEDAGTGPVN; this is encoded by the coding sequence TTGAGTGACGAGAAGAGGCTCGGCCACGCCGTTCGCATCCTGCGGGAGGCGTACGAGCGGCAGATGGCGGGACGGCTCGACGAGGCGGTCCGCCTGTACCAGGCCTCGATCGCCGAGTGCCCGACCGCCGAGGCCCACACGTTTCTGGGCTGGACCTACAGCCAGAAGGGGCGCTACGAGGACGCGATCGAGCAGTGCAAGATCGCCATCACGCTCGATCCCGGATTCGGCAACCCTTACAACGACATCGGCTCCTACCTGATCCACATGGGGCAGGTCGATCAGGCGATCCCGTGGCTGGAGCTGGCCAAGAAGGCGCCGCGCTACGAGCCGCGTCACTTTCCCTACCTGAATCTGTATCGCGCCTACTCGAAATTGGGAGAGCTCGACAAGGCGCAGCGCGAGCTGCAGCAGGCGCTGTTCATCCAGCAGTCGCTGGAGCAGCAGTCGGGTGTCGTGGAAGAGGACGCCGGCACGGGGCCGGTCAACTGA
- a CDS encoding Glu/Leu/Phe/Val dehydrogenase, giving the protein MDNSRRGGGEDLNLWNIVSRQFDKAAATLDVPKGLLDQIKACNAVYYMQFPVRIGDRYELFQGWRAEHSQHRKPTKGGIRYSEMVTQEEVMALAALMTYKCAIVDVPFGGSKGGICFSPKKYTREQVEHITRRYTAELVRKNFIGPGINVPAPDLGTGEQEMAWIADTYEALTSGQVDSLACVTGKPVTQGGIRGRKEATGRGVQYGIREAFKIKADMKKHGLTGGLEGKRVAIQGFGNVGYHVAKFLSEEDGCRIIAIGDVAGGVFSADGLNIANLSEYRDKTGGLKGFPGVRDLGGPRDVLEIECDLLVPAALENQIALDNVDRIKTKMIAEAANGPTTVGADEKLIKRGVLIVPDIYLNAGGVTVSYFEWTKNLSHIRYGRMEKRLDEIYRDKLVSTIEQVTGKPVPDKQRRDLLRGADEVDLVNSGLEGTMQNAYREIREALDKDPRVEDLRTAAFAVAIGKVARSYMELGVFP; this is encoded by the coding sequence ATGGACAATTCCCGCAGGGGCGGAGGCGAGGATCTCAATCTCTGGAACATCGTGTCGCGGCAGTTCGACAAAGCCGCCGCGACCCTGGACGTCCCGAAAGGGCTGCTCGACCAGATCAAGGCCTGCAACGCGGTCTACTACATGCAGTTCCCGGTGCGCATCGGGGACCGCTACGAGCTCTTCCAGGGCTGGCGCGCCGAACATTCGCAGCACCGCAAGCCGACCAAGGGCGGCATCCGCTACAGCGAGATGGTGACGCAGGAGGAGGTCATGGCGCTCGCGGCGCTCATGACCTACAAGTGCGCCATCGTCGACGTGCCGTTCGGAGGATCCAAGGGGGGCATCTGCTTCAGCCCCAAGAAATACACCCGCGAGCAGGTGGAGCACATCACACGCCGCTACACGGCCGAGCTCGTGCGCAAGAACTTCATCGGCCCCGGAATCAACGTGCCGGCGCCGGACCTGGGGACCGGCGAGCAGGAGATGGCCTGGATCGCCGACACCTACGAGGCGTTGACGTCGGGGCAGGTCGACTCGCTCGCCTGCGTGACCGGCAAGCCGGTGACGCAGGGGGGCATCCGCGGACGCAAGGAAGCCACCGGTCGCGGCGTGCAGTACGGCATCCGCGAGGCGTTCAAGATCAAGGCCGACATGAAGAAGCACGGTCTGACCGGGGGCCTCGAAGGGAAGCGCGTGGCGATCCAGGGGTTCGGGAACGTCGGGTACCACGTCGCGAAGTTCCTGTCCGAGGAGGACGGCTGCCGCATCATCGCGATCGGCGACGTGGCCGGCGGTGTCTTCAGCGCCGACGGACTGAACATCGCGAACCTGTCGGAATACCGCGACAAGACCGGCGGCCTGAAGGGGTTCCCTGGCGTCCGGGATTTGGGAGGGCCGCGCGACGTCCTGGAGATCGAGTGCGACCTCCTGGTCCCCGCCGCCCTGGAGAATCAGATAGCGCTCGACAACGTCGACCGGATCAAGACGAAGATGATCGCCGAGGCGGCCAACGGCCCCACGACGGTCGGGGCCGACGAGAAGCTGATCAAGCGCGGTGTCCTGATCGTCCCCGACATCTACCTGAACGCCGGTGGCGTCACCGTCTCCTACTTCGAGTGGACGAAGAACCTGTCCCACATCCGTTACGGGCGCATGGAAAAGCGTCTGGACGAGATCTACCGGGACAAGCTCGTCTCCACCATCGAGCAGGTCACGGGGAAGCCGGTGCCGGACAAGCAGAGGCGCGACCTGCTGAGGGGGGCCGACGAGGTGGACCTGGTCAACTCCGGCCTGGAGGGGACGATGCAGAACGCCTACCGGGAAATCCGCGAGGCCCTCGACAAGGACCCGCGCGTCGAGGACCTGCGCACGGCCGCCTTCGCCGTGGCCATCGGCAAGGTGGCGCGCAGCTACATGGAGCTGGGTGTCTTCCCCTGA
- a CDS encoding FAD-dependent oxidoreductase, with amino-acid sequence MARTADVVIIGGGIQGASIAYHLTRSAGTDVVVLEKDTLASGCSGRTGGMIRQHYSTDLVTEIARQGRDFFATFDAVVGGHSGWVQCGLVYMVTDKDVEALEHNIALGRRHGVPTRLIDETEARERVPGLNTEGAVRFGFEENAGYGDGYGSTVAFAGRAKERGATILQNTPATGLVLDNGRIAGVVTPHETIATRTVVNAAGPWADRVGRWVGLELPLRLELIEEAVIRVQAPDTYPIDTPSVYDFVNGLSFRPEGTGHTVVAEGSSYFKGSLDPDAYPTQPSDRYIEDVSVRLARAMPRLASGTPRGGWAGLLEGTPDFHPVMGTAPGVEGLILCYGFSGHGFKEAPVTGRLIAELILSGTPSLDITPLSFERFARGQLLRSMYKDDPIMA; translated from the coding sequence ATGGCGCGCACGGCGGACGTGGTCATCATCGGCGGCGGGATCCAGGGGGCGTCCATCGCCTATCACCTGACCCGAAGCGCCGGAACGGACGTCGTGGTCCTCGAGAAGGACACCCTGGCGTCCGGCTGCAGCGGTCGCACCGGCGGGATGATCCGGCAGCACTACTCGACCGATCTCGTCACCGAGATCGCCCGGCAGGGGCGCGACTTCTTCGCGACGTTCGACGCCGTCGTGGGCGGACACTCCGGCTGGGTGCAGTGCGGTCTCGTCTACATGGTCACGGACAAGGACGTGGAGGCGCTCGAGCACAATATCGCCCTCGGGCGGAGGCACGGCGTGCCCACGCGCCTGATCGACGAGACCGAGGCGCGGGAGCGCGTGCCGGGCTTGAACACCGAGGGCGCCGTCAGGTTCGGGTTCGAGGAGAACGCCGGATACGGCGACGGTTACGGCTCGACCGTCGCCTTCGCCGGCCGCGCGAAGGAGAGGGGCGCGACGATACTCCAGAACACGCCGGCGACCGGTCTCGTCCTGGACAACGGCCGGATCGCGGGCGTCGTCACGCCTCACGAGACCATCGCGACCCGCACGGTCGTCAACGCGGCCGGACCCTGGGCCGACCGGGTCGGACGGTGGGTCGGCCTCGAGCTTCCCCTCAGGCTCGAGCTGATCGAGGAGGCGGTCATCCGTGTGCAGGCGCCCGACACGTATCCTATCGACACGCCGAGCGTCTACGATTTCGTCAACGGCCTGTCCTTCCGGCCCGAGGGGACCGGCCACACGGTCGTCGCCGAAGGCAGCTCCTACTTCAAGGGCAGCCTCGACCCCGACGCCTATCCCACGCAACCCTCCGATCGCTACATCGAGGATGTCTCGGTCCGGCTGGCCCGCGCCATGCCGCGCCTGGCGAGCGGCACGCCGAGGGGCGGGTGGGCGGGACTTCTCGAGGGGACACCCGACTTCCACCCGGTGATGGGAACCGCGCCCGGGGTCGAGGGGCTGATCCTCTGCTACGGCTTCTCGGGGCACGGTTTCAAGGAGGCCCCGGTGACCGGCCGCCTCATCGCGGAGCTGATCCTGAGCGGGACGCCGAGCCTGGACATCACACCCCTGTCCTTCGAGCGCTTCGCCAGAGGACAGCTCCTCCGATCGATGTACAAAGACGACCCGATCATGGCCTGA
- a CDS encoding NAD(P)/FAD-dependent oxidoreductase → MTGTGTPHAFDVVVIGGGHNGLVTAGFLARAGLQVCVLERRGLVGGACVTEEIAPGFRASTAAYIASMMRPEVIRELGLSKYGLRMTPCDPLLFVPSRSGRPLFMYQDARRTAAGIEAISARDARAYLEFDAEIKRLAAYLEVFFLEPPPALDHGLASLKDLARLGLRMRRLTEEDAGRLMQFLTASVVDLVDARFETDEVKNLIGCSNVLGAHNGPMTPCSASGLMFHSMSGGDEVSQGYMGHVHGGMGTISEALAKAARSFGAVIRTGAEVARITVANGRATGVVLASGEEIRARAVASNADPKRTFLKLLEERQVEGRFLEDVRRIKMAGPCAKINFALSTAPVLTQWPKGILSPAEKSDFTVCHGVDYHERAWDECKHGMSSSEPYVDCVVPTHIDPTLAPEGRAVLTAFVQYAPYHLNNGDWATERDRLADRVTDTIDEVAPGFKRSILERDILSPVDLESRFGLTEGNIFHGDLNLGQLFLGRPVPGWARYRTPVRGLYLCGAGVHPGGGVTGAPGYNASRQILKDWKTKQLR, encoded by the coding sequence ATGACGGGCACGGGCACCCCCCACGCGTTCGACGTCGTCGTCATCGGCGGCGGACACAACGGTCTGGTGACCGCGGGGTTCCTCGCCCGCGCCGGCCTCCAGGTCTGCGTCCTGGAGCGCCGCGGCCTGGTCGGCGGCGCCTGCGTCACCGAGGAGATCGCGCCCGGATTCCGCGCCTCGACCGCCGCCTACATCGCCAGCATGATGCGTCCGGAGGTCATCCGCGAGCTGGGCCTTTCGAAGTACGGCCTGAGGATGACGCCGTGCGACCCGCTCCTGTTCGTTCCCAGCCGCAGCGGCCGGCCGCTGTTCATGTACCAGGACGCCCGCAGGACCGCGGCCGGGATCGAAGCGATCTCGGCGCGCGACGCCCGCGCCTATCTCGAGTTCGACGCCGAGATCAAGAGGCTGGCGGCGTATCTGGAGGTGTTCTTCCTGGAGCCGCCCCCGGCGCTCGACCACGGACTGGCGTCGCTCAAGGACCTGGCCCGTCTCGGCCTGCGCATGCGCAGGCTGACCGAGGAGGACGCGGGGCGTCTGATGCAGTTCCTGACCGCCAGCGTCGTGGACCTCGTGGACGCGCGCTTCGAGACCGACGAGGTGAAGAACCTGATCGGCTGCTCCAACGTCCTCGGGGCGCACAACGGACCGATGACCCCCTGCTCCGCCTCCGGCCTGATGTTCCACAGCATGTCGGGAGGGGACGAGGTGTCCCAGGGTTACATGGGGCACGTGCACGGCGGGATGGGGACGATCAGCGAGGCGCTCGCGAAGGCCGCCCGCTCGTTCGGGGCCGTCATACGGACCGGCGCCGAAGTGGCGCGGATCACGGTGGCCAACGGCCGGGCCACGGGTGTCGTACTGGCGTCAGGGGAGGAGATCCGCGCCCGGGCCGTAGCCAGCAACGCCGATCCCAAGCGCACCTTCCTGAAGCTCCTGGAGGAGCGCCAGGTCGAGGGGCGCTTCCTCGAGGACGTCCGGCGGATCAAGATGGCGGGCCCGTGCGCCAAGATCAACTTCGCCTTGTCCACGGCACCCGTCCTGACCCAATGGCCGAAGGGAATCCTGTCGCCCGCCGAGAAGTCCGACTTCACGGTGTGCCACGGCGTCGATTACCACGAGCGGGCCTGGGACGAGTGCAAGCACGGCATGTCCTCGAGCGAGCCGTACGTCGATTGCGTGGTGCCGACCCACATCGACCCGACCCTGGCCCCAGAGGGCCGGGCCGTCCTGACCGCCTTCGTGCAGTACGCCCCCTATCATCTTAATAACGGCGACTGGGCGACCGAGCGCGACCGGCTCGCCGACCGGGTGACCGACACCATCGACGAGGTCGCGCCCGGCTTCAAGCGGTCGATTCTGGAGCGCGATATCCTGTCGCCGGTCGACCTCGAGAGCCGCTTCGGGTTGACGGAGGGGAATATCTTCCACGGCGACCTGAACCTGGGCCAGCTCTTCCTCGGTCGCCCCGTGCCAGGCTGGGCCCGCTACCGCACCCCCGTGCGCGGTCTCTACCTGTGCGGCGCCGGGGTCCATCCCGGAGGGGGCGTCACCGGGGCGCCGGGCTACAACGCCTCGCGGCAGATCCTCAAGGACTGGAAGACGAAGCAGCTGCGCTGA
- a CDS encoding thioredoxin domain-containing protein: MAEAKRENRLARETSPYLRQHAHNPVDWYSWGEEALRRAREEDRPIFLSIGYSSCHWCHVMERESFEDDSVALLMNELFVNIKVDREERPDLDEIYMAATQMLTGQGGWPNSVFLTPELKPFFAGTYFPPASRWGRPGFADVLRSAADAYRSKKDDVRRMADEVAAQIARLSEMTPSAQRLTPSVLNRAFGDLAGRFDNEEGGFGGAPKFPHSMDVSFLLRYHRRAGNPEALRMAVLSLEKMARGGIHDQLGGGFHRYAVDAKWLVPHFEKMLYDNALLSRVYLEAAQAVGRLGVSAALPSGGPATAAFFKEVARDTFEWVLREMTSPEGGFYSSLDADSEGEEGKYYVWTPQEIAQVLGQQEAALFCNVYGIVPGGNFEQGRSIPHLARSMAQVGSDLRMEEGELRLRMASARARLLKSREGRVRPGRDEKILADWNGLMISALAFGSRVLDEPRWADAAGRAARLVLDRMVRDGRLLHSFMDREARHPAYLTDHAFLLAAFLDLYETTFDAAWVDEARLMASRLVDRFWDERGGGFYFTASDHETLIARTREGNDGAVPAGASVAALALQRLSALTGDASLLTKAGETLRLYRDRMERFPSAFGMMLCAADQHLAGTRTIVLAGPRHDPGVRAFLQALRDSYDPNSVLALADPAVAGAERALPVLAGKSPIEGRSAAYLCEAGTCRAPVLSPAELEI, from the coding sequence ATGGCTGAAGCGAAGCGCGAGAACCGGCTGGCGCGGGAGACCAGCCCGTACCTGAGGCAGCACGCCCACAATCCGGTCGACTGGTACTCCTGGGGCGAGGAGGCGCTGCGGCGCGCCCGGGAGGAGGACCGGCCGATCTTCCTGTCCATCGGGTACTCCTCGTGTCACTGGTGCCACGTGATGGAGCGCGAGTCGTTCGAGGACGACAGCGTCGCCCTCCTGATGAACGAGCTGTTCGTGAACATCAAGGTGGATCGGGAGGAGAGGCCGGATCTCGACGAGATCTACATGGCCGCCACCCAGATGCTCACCGGACAGGGGGGCTGGCCGAACTCCGTGTTCCTCACGCCCGAGCTGAAGCCGTTCTTTGCCGGCACTTATTTCCCGCCGGCCTCGCGCTGGGGCCGGCCCGGCTTCGCGGACGTCCTGCGATCCGCCGCCGACGCCTATCGATCGAAGAAGGACGACGTGAGGCGCATGGCGGACGAGGTGGCGGCGCAGATCGCGCGCCTCTCCGAGATGACCCCCTCGGCGCAGCGGCTCACGCCGTCGGTCCTCAACCGGGCGTTCGGCGACCTGGCGGGACGGTTCGACAACGAGGAAGGGGGATTCGGCGGGGCGCCGAAATTTCCGCACAGCATGGACGTCTCCTTCCTGTTGCGCTACCACCGCCGCGCCGGCAACCCCGAAGCGCTGCGCATGGCCGTCCTCAGTCTCGAGAAGATGGCCCGCGGCGGCATTCACGATCAGCTCGGCGGCGGATTTCACCGCTACGCGGTGGACGCGAAGTGGCTCGTGCCGCATTTCGAAAAGATGCTGTATGACAACGCGCTCCTGTCGCGCGTCTACCTGGAGGCGGCGCAGGCGGTAGGACGCCTGGGGGTCTCGGCCGCGCTGCCGTCGGGCGGACCCGCGACCGCGGCGTTCTTCAAGGAGGTGGCGCGCGACACGTTCGAGTGGGTGCTGCGGGAGATGACCTCGCCCGAGGGCGGGTTCTACTCGAGTCTCGACGCCGACAGCGAGGGGGAGGAGGGGAAGTACTACGTCTGGACACCGCAGGAGATCGCGCAGGTGCTCGGCCAGCAGGAGGCCGCCCTGTTCTGCAACGTCTACGGGATCGTCCCGGGAGGGAACTTCGAGCAGGGCCGGAGCATCCCGCACCTGGCGCGGTCGATGGCGCAGGTCGGCTCCGACCTGCGCATGGAGGAGGGGGAGCTCCGGCTGCGCATGGCGTCGGCCCGCGCGAGACTCCTCAAGAGCCGGGAAGGACGCGTTCGTCCGGGGCGCGACGAGAAGATCCTGGCCGACTGGAACGGCCTGATGATCTCGGCGCTGGCGTTCGGATCGCGCGTTTTGGACGAACCACGCTGGGCCGACGCGGCGGGACGGGCCGCCCGACTGGTGCTCGATCGCATGGTGCGTGACGGCCGCCTGCTGCATTCCTTCATGGATCGGGAGGCGCGCCATCCCGCCTACCTGACCGATCACGCGTTTCTCCTGGCGGCGTTCCTCGATCTCTACGAGACGACGTTCGACGCCGCCTGGGTCGACGAGGCGCGCCTCATGGCCTCCCGCCTGGTCGATCGGTTCTGGGACGAACGCGGCGGCGGTTTCTATTTCACGGCGAGCGATCACGAGACGCTGATCGCGCGGACACGTGAAGGCAACGACGGCGCCGTTCCCGCCGGCGCCTCGGTCGCCGCCCTGGCCCTCCAGCGCCTGAGCGCTCTGACCGGCGACGCGTCGCTCCTGACGAAAGCCGGCGAGACGCTCCGCCTTTACCGCGACCGGATGGAGCGCTTCCCGTCCGCCTTCGGAATGATGCTGTGCGCCGCCGACCAGCACCTCGCCGGGACGCGCACGATCGTTCTCGCCGGACCCCGTCACGATCCCGGCGTGCGCGCGTTCCTGCAGGCGCTCCGTGACTCCTACGATCCGAACAGCGTTCTCGCCCTCGCCGATCCCGCGGTCGCGGGGGCGGAGCGGGCGCTCCCCGTTCTGGCTGGCAAGTCTCCCATCGAGGGACGATCCGCCGCGTACCTGTGCGAGGCCGGCACGTGTCGCGCGCCGGTGCTGTCGCCCGCCGAGCTGGAAATCTGA